A genomic window from Triticum urartu cultivar G1812 chromosome 7, Tu2.1, whole genome shotgun sequence includes:
- the LOC125524544 gene encoding translocon-associated protein subunit alpha: MAVRVWLSAILLAFLLAASPFAQVARAQSEEDAAMQEVVDGADLGYVGDDTPVSSEEPLSPAPGVETVCVFPKNAGKIVPAGEETELLVGLQNEGESTLNVVAVHSTLHLPYDHKMYGQNLTVQSFYNASVPVSVQATFPYTFAVSKFLQPGAYDLVGYIVYEIDQHPYQNVFYNGTIEVVEVGGLLSVESVFLITLGIALLGLLGLWAYGQVQQLSKKTKKGPKVELGTGTTDANMDEWLEGTAFAKDKAKKNK; this comes from the exons ATGGCGGTTAGGGTTTGGCTCTCCGCCATCctcctcgccttcctcctcgccgcCTCCCCCTTCGCCCAAG TTGCTAGAGCTCAGTCTGAGGAAGATGCTGCTATGCAAGAAGTTGTTGATGGGGCTGATCTAGGATATGTGGGTGATGATACTCCGGTTTCCAGTGAAGAGCCTTTAAGCCCTGCTCCTGGTGTGGAGACTGTTTGCGTCTTCCCCAAAAACGCTGGGAAAA TTGTACCAGCAGGTGAAGAAACTGAGCTTTTGGTTGGCCTGCAAAATGAGG GTGAATCAACTTTGAATGTTGTTGCTGTCCATTCAACCTTGCATCTTCCTTATGATCACAAAATGTATGGACAAAACCTTACAGTTCAG AGTTTCTACAACGCGTCAGTTCCTGTCTCTGTGCAAGCAACCTTTCCCTATACATTTGCCGTGAGCAAATTCTTGCAG CCTGGAGCATATGATCTTGTTGGTTACATTGTGTACGAGATTGATCAGCACCCTTACCAGAACGTATTCTACAATGGCACCATTGAGGTTGTTGAGGTCGGAGGGTTACTGAGTGTTGAATCTGTGTTCCTTATTACCCTTGGAATTGCACTTCTTGGTCTCCTAGGATTGTGGGCTTATGGTCAAGTGCAACAGCTCTCGAAG AAAACAAAGAAAGGCCCCAAGGTGGAACTCGGAACTGGAACAACTGACGCCAACATGGACGAGTGGCTGGAG GGTACCGCGTTTGCAAAGGACAAGGCCAAGAAAAACAAATAG